In the Pedobacter cryoconitis genome, TATGCAAGATAAAGTAGCTCAAAAGGATCATTTGTATCAGCGGATAGCAAATGTATTAGAACAGCAGATTAAAAATAATGTACTGGCTATTGGCGACAAACTTCCTTCACTCCGTGAATTTTGTAAACGTTATGGAACAAGTCAGACTACCGCTATAAAAGTCTACTATGAGCTTGAAAGTAAAGGGCTTATTGAAACCAGGCCAAAATCAGGATATTACATAAGCGGTTCTTTAAAACGAATTCCTGCACTGCCAAAAATCAGTGAGCCCAGCGCTGAAACCAGTCAGATTCAAATCGAAGATCTATTGGAAAAAGTTTACAATAATGCGGCCCCGATGAGTATTACATTGGCTCATGCTGTTGTGGCCGATGAACTGCTGCCCATCGCAAAGCTAAATAAAGGGATGATTCAGGCCATGCGGGAGTTAAAAGGCAGCGGTACTGCTTATGGGGAAATTCAGGGGAACGAGAAATTAAGAAAGCAAATTGCCCGGCATGCTTTTACGATCCCAGACTTAAGCCATGAGAATATTATTACGACAAATGGTTGTATCAATGCTATTTCTTATGCAATGATGGTACTGGGCAAACCAGGTGATACTATTGCAGTGGAAAGTCCGGTATATTTTGGGGTTTTACAATTGGCCAGGAGCCTTGGCCTGAAAGTGATGGAACTACCTACACATCCGCAAACCGGGATCGAAATAGATGCCTTGAAAAAAGCACTGGAGGCGAATAAAATTAACTTGTGTTTGCTGGTAAGTAATTTCAGTAATCCTTTAGGAAGTTTAATGCCTGATGAAAATAAAAAGGAAGTCGTGAGATTGATACAAAAGCACAATGTCCCTTTAATAGAAGATGATATTTATGGAGATATTTACTTTGGGACCAACCGTCCTAATACTTGTAAAACGTATGATGAAAGTGGATTGGTGCTCTGGTGCAGCTCTATATCAAAAACGCTGGCACCGGGTTATCGGGTAGGTTGGATATCACCAGGGAAATTTAAGTCAGAAATTCTCAGAATGAAGCTTTTTCATGCGATTGCTTCTACAAATATTACACAGGAAGTGATTGCAAACTTCCTGGAAACAGGGCGTTACGAACATCATTTGCGTAAGCTGAGAAATACATTGCATACCAATAGCCTGCAATACATCCGCGCTATCAACGATTATT is a window encoding:
- a CDS encoding PLP-dependent aminotransferase family protein, with the protein product MQDKVAQKDHLYQRIANVLEQQIKNNVLAIGDKLPSLREFCKRYGTSQTTAIKVYYELESKGLIETRPKSGYYISGSLKRIPALPKISEPSAETSQIQIEDLLEKVYNNAAPMSITLAHAVVADELLPIAKLNKGMIQAMRELKGSGTAYGEIQGNEKLRKQIARHAFTIPDLSHENIITTNGCINAISYAMMVLGKPGDTIAVESPVYFGVLQLARSLGLKVMELPTHPQTGIEIDALKKALEANKINLCLLVSNFSNPLGSLMPDENKKEVVRLIQKHNVPLIEDDIYGDIYFGTNRPNTCKTYDESGLVLWCSSISKTLAPGYRVGWISPGKFKSEILRMKLFHAIASTNITQEVIANFLETGRYEHHLRKLRNTLHTNSLQYIRAINDYFPEGTKVSRPQGGMVLWVEFDQKIDTIQLYDLAVKKGVSIAPGRLFTLQNQFANCMRLNYGMPWNNQLDKGLRSLADIAAELNR